In one Xiphophorus couchianus chromosome 17, X_couchianus-1.0, whole genome shotgun sequence genomic region, the following are encoded:
- the ppfia2 gene encoding liprin-alpha-2 isoform X9 codes for MIFSDVSTGTNSPKVHPPNGTRFYTFQEFAALTKELNACREQLLEKEEEISELKAERNNTRLLLEHLECLVSRHERSLRMTVVKRQAQSPSGVSSEVEVLKALKSLFEHHKALDEKVRERLRVSLERVSALEEELTATNQEIVALREQNAHLQRKVASGEGGDDLLEGSEAQQKLHGKRLSNGSLESAREASQVVELQDLLEKQNYELAQMKERMSSLSSRVSEVEQELETARKDLIKSEEMNNKYQRDIKEVMCQKEDMEERIVTLEKRYLSAQREATSVHDINDKLENELANKEAFLRQMEEKNRQLQERLELAEQKLQQTMRKAETLPEVEAELAQRIAALTKAEERHGSIEERMRHLECQLEEKNQELLRARQREKMNEEHNKRLSDTVDRLLTESNERLQLHLKERMAALEEKNMLIQDSDGYRKQYEESIHEKSQLAEEIEKLRSELDQYRLRAGSLTEPTLSRPHLDTSAELRFSLGSLAETQSDHYRSAKVIRRPRRGRVGLRETKAKSLGEHEWRSQQLGVLGGHHFESDTEMSDIDDDDRETLFSSMDLLSPSGHSDAQTLAMMLQEQLDAINKEIRLIQEEKESTELRAEEIENRVASVSLEGLNLARMHHHGTSITASATASSLASSSPPSGHSTPKLDPRSPARDMERMGVMTLPSDLRKHRRKIAAVEEDGREDKATIKCETSPPPTPRTVRMTHTLPASSHNDARGIVASLEAEASALSSVASSQDSLHKQPKKKGIKSSIGRLFGKKEKGRLAHLAHRQVMVDPQATMMDLDASGQDMGVGKLGTQAEKDRRLKKKHELLEEARRKGLPFAQWDGPTVVAWLELWLGMPAWYVAACRANVKSGAIMSALSDTEIQREIGISNPLHRLKLRLAIQEMVSLTSPSAPPTTRTPSGNVWVTHEEMETLAAPSKTKSDSEEGSWAQTLAYGDMNHEWIGNEWLPSLGLPQYRSYFMECLVDARMLDHLTKKDLRVHLKMVDSFHRTSLQYGIMCLKKLNYDRKELERRREHSQHEIRDVLVWSNERVIRWVQSIGLRDYANILLESGVHGALVALDDNFDYSSLALLLQIPNQNTQARQILEREYNNLLALGTDRRLDECDDKDFRGPSWRRQFPPRDVHGISMMPGSAETLPAGFRLTATSGHSRRLPPDVGPSAVQRLDSSTVRTYSC; via the exons gtCAGAGAGAGACTACGAGTATCACTGGAAAGAGTCTCTGCCTTGGAGGAGGAGCTCACAGCAACCAATCAGGAG ATTGTGGCCTTACGAGAGCAAAATGCTCACCTTCAGAGGAAAGTCGCGTCCGGTGAAGGAGGCGATGACCTTCTGGAGGGCAGTGAAGCGCAACAAAAGCTCCACGGCAAG CGTCTGTCGAACGGCTCTCTGGAGTCGGCCCGCGAGGCGAGCCAGGTGGTGGAGCTGCAGGATCTGCTGGAGAAGCAGAATTACGAGCTGGCCCAGATGAAGGAGCGCATGTCTTCTCTGTCCTCCAGGGTGTCCGAGGTGGAGCAGGAACTGGAAACTGCCCGCAAAGACCTCATCAAGTCAGAGGAGATGAACAACAAGTACCAGAGAGACATCAAAGAA GTCATGTGCCAGAAGGAGGACATGGAGGAACGCATCGTCACGTTGGAGAAGCGCTACCTGAGCGCGCAGCGAGAAGCCACATCTGTGCACGACATCAACGACAAGCTGGAGAATGAGTTGGCCAATAAAGAAGCATTCCTTAGACAG ATGGAGGAGAAGAATCGGCAGCTGCAGGAGAGGCTGGAGCTTGCGGAGCAGAAGCTGCAGCAAACCATGAGGAAGGCGGAGACGCTGCCAGAGGTGGAGGCAGAACTTGCCCAGAGGATAGCCGCCCTCACCAAG GCGGAGGAGCGTCACGGGAGCATTGAGGAGCGAATGAGGCACTTGGAGTGCCAGTTGGAGGAGAAAAACCAGGAGCTGCTCAGG GCACGACAAAGAGAAAAGATGAACGAAGAGCATAACAAGCGACTTTCGGACACAGTGGATCGACTCCTCACTGAATCGAACGAGCGCCTGCAGCTTCACCTGAAGGAGAGAATGGCAGCTCTGGAAGAGAAG AACATGTTAATTCAGGACTCGGATGGATACAGAAAACAGTATGAAGAGTCTATACATGAAAAA TCTCAGCTGGCAGAGGAGATTGAGAAGCTGAGATCGGAGCTCGACCAATACAGACTGAGGGCAGGCTCCCTCACAGAACCCACGCTGTCTCG GCCTCATCTTGACACATCAGCTGAGCTTCGTTTCTCGTTGGGATCTCTGGCGGAAACCCAGTCGGACCATTACCGCTCAGCTAAAGTCATCCGCCGGCCGAGAAGGGGGCGAGTAGGTTTACGGGAAACAAAG GCAAAATCGCTTGGCGAGCACGAATGGCGCTCTCAGCAGCTTGGAGTTCTGGGAGGCCACCACTTTGAGAGCGACACCGAGATGTCGGACATCGACGACGACGACAGGGAGACGTTGTTTAGCTCCATGGACCTTCTCTCCCCCAGCGGCCACTCCGATGCACAAACTCTGGCCATGATGCTCCAAGAGCAGCTGGATGCCATCAACAAGGAGATTCG GCTGATCCAGGAAGAGAAGGAGTCAACAGAGCTGCGAGCGGAGGAGATTGAGAACCGCGTGGCCAGCGTCAGCCTGGAAGGTCTTAACCTGGCTCGTATGCACCACCATGGAACCTCCATCACTGCCTCAGCCACTGCCTCCTCCCTGGCCTCATCTTCCCCACCCAGTGGCCACTCCACCCCTAAACTAGACCCCAGAAGCCCGGCACGGGACATGGAGCGCATGGGAGTGATGACTCTG CCCAGTGATTTGAGGAAACACAGGAGGAAG ATAGCAGCCGTGGAGGAGGATGGCCGAGAGGACAAGGCCACCATCAAATGCGAGACGTCGCCTCCTCCGACGCCGCGCACTGTACGAATGACGCACACACTGCCAGCCTCCTCGCACAACGATGCACGAGG GATTGTGGCTTCTCTGGAGGCTGAAGCCAGTGCCCTAAGTAGCGTAGCCAGCAGTCAAGACTCCCTGCACAAACAGCCGAAGAAGAAAGGGATCAAATCCTCCATCGGACGCTTGTTcggcaaaaaggaaaaaggcaGACTGGCACATCTAGCACACAGACAGGTCATGGTAGATCCACAAG CCACAATGATGGACCTAGACGCGTCGGGCCAGGACATGGGGGTGGGCAAGTTGGGAACTCAGGCTGAGAAGGACCGCAGATTGAAAAAGAA GCACGAGCTTTTGGAGGAGGCAAGGAGGAAAGGATTACCGTTCGCGCAGTGGGACGGCCCCACAGTTGTAGCCTGGCTGGAG ttgtggttggGAATGCCAGCCTGGTACGTGGCGGCGTGCCGTGCCAACGTGAAGAGCGGCGCCATCATGTCGGCGCTTTCCGACACCGAGATCCAGAGGGAGATTGGAATCAGTAACCCACTGCACAGGCTCAAACTTCGCCTGGCCATCCAGGAGATGGTCTCCCTCACCAGCCCCTCGGCCCCGCCCACCACCAGAACC CCTTCAGGCAACGTATGGGTGACCCATGAGGAGATGGAGACCCTGGCAGCACCTTCCAAAACG AAGTCAGATTCTGAAGAGGGGAGCTGGGCGCAG ACCCTGGCTTATGGGGACATGAACCATGAGTGGATAGGAAACGAGTGGCTGCCCAGTCTCGGACTACCTCAGTACCGCAGCTACTTCATGGAGTGCCTGGTGGACGCCCGCATGTTGGACCACCTCACCAAGAAGGACCTGAGGGTGCACCTCAAAATGGTGGACAGCTTCCACAG AACAAGTTTACAGTATGGAATCATGTGTCTGAAGAAGCTCAACTATGACAGAAAGGAGCTGGAGAGACGCAGGGAACACAGTCAGCATGAAATAAGAG ATGTACTGGTGTGGAGTAACGAGCGGGTCATCCGCTGGGTGCAGAGTATAGGCCTGCGGGACTATGCCAACATCCTGCTTGAAAGCGGCGTGCATGGAGCTCTGGTTGCCCTTGACGACAACTTTGACTACAGCAGCCTGGCTCTGCTTCTCCAGATCCCCAACCAAAACACTCAG GCACGTCAGATTTTGGAGCGAGAGTACAATAATCTGCTGGCTCTGGGCACTGACAGGAGACTGGATGAG TGCGATGACAAAGACTTCCGGGGTCCCTCCTGGCGGAGACAGTTTCCTCCGCGGGACGTCCACGGCATCAGTATGATGCCTGGGTCAGCAGAAACGCTTCCAGCTGGGTTCCGTCTCACTGCGACGTCCGGTCATTCCAGAAGACTGCCCCCTGATG TCGGACCGTCTGCGGTGCAGCGGCTGGACAGCTCAACGGTGAGAACCTACTCCTGCTGA
- the ppfia2 gene encoding liprin-alpha-2 isoform X7, whose translation MIFSDVSTGTNSPKVHPPNGTRFYTFQEFAALTKELNACREQLLEKEEEISELKAERNNTRLLLEHLECLVSRHERSLRMTVVKRQAQSPSGVSSEVEVLKALKSLFEHHKALDEKVRERLRVSLERVSALEEELTATNQEIVALREQNAHLQRKVASGEGGDDLLEGSEAQQKLHGKRLSNGSLESAREASQVVELQDLLEKQNYELAQMKERMSSLSSRVSEVEQELETARKDLIKSEEMNNKYQRDIKEVMCQKEDMEERIVTLEKRYLSAQREATSVHDINDKLENELANKEAFLRQMEEKNRQLQERLELAEQKLQQTMRKAETLPEVEAELAQRIAALTKAEERHGSIEERMRHLECQLEEKNQELLRARQREKMNEEHNKRLSDTVDRLLTESNERLQLHLKERMAALEEKNMLIQDSDGYRKQYEESIHEKSQLAEEIEKLRSELDQYRLRAGSLTEPTLSRPHLDTSAELRFSLGSLAETQSDHYRSAKVIRRPRRGRVGLRETKAKSLGEHEWRSQQLGVLGGHHFESDTEMSDIDDDDRETLFSSMDLLSPSGHSDAQTLAMMLQEQLDAINKEIRLIQEEKESTELRAEEIENRVASVSLEGLNLARMHHHGTSITASATASSLASSSPPSGHSTPKLDPRSPARDMERMGVMTLPSDLRKHRRKIAAVEEDGREDKATIKCETSPPPTPRTVRMTHTLPASSHNDARGIVASLEAEASALSSVASSQDSLHKQPKKKGIKSSIGRLFGKKEKGRLAHLAHRQVMVDPQATMMDLDASGQDMGVGKLGTQAEKDRRLKKNGHELLEEARRKGLPFAQWDGPTVVAWLELWLGMPAWYVAACRANVKSGAIMSALSDTEIQREIGISNPLHRLKLRLAIQEMVSLTSPSAPPTTRTPSGNVWVTHEEMETLAAPSKTKSDSEEGSWAQTLAYGDMNHEWIGNEWLPSLGLPQYRSYFMECLVDARMLDHLTKKDLRVHLKMVDSFHRTSLQYGIMCLKKLNYDRKELERRREHSQHEIRDVLVWSNERVIRWVQSIGLRDYANILLESGVHGALVALDDNFDYSSLALLLQIPNQNTQARQILEREYNNLLALGTDRRLDECDDKDFRGPSWRRQFPPRDVHGISMMPGSAETLPAGFRLTATSGHSRRLPPDVLFEVLDDSPDDMYLDWFQVGPSAVQRLDSSTVRTYSC comes from the exons gtCAGAGAGAGACTACGAGTATCACTGGAAAGAGTCTCTGCCTTGGAGGAGGAGCTCACAGCAACCAATCAGGAG ATTGTGGCCTTACGAGAGCAAAATGCTCACCTTCAGAGGAAAGTCGCGTCCGGTGAAGGAGGCGATGACCTTCTGGAGGGCAGTGAAGCGCAACAAAAGCTCCACGGCAAG CGTCTGTCGAACGGCTCTCTGGAGTCGGCCCGCGAGGCGAGCCAGGTGGTGGAGCTGCAGGATCTGCTGGAGAAGCAGAATTACGAGCTGGCCCAGATGAAGGAGCGCATGTCTTCTCTGTCCTCCAGGGTGTCCGAGGTGGAGCAGGAACTGGAAACTGCCCGCAAAGACCTCATCAAGTCAGAGGAGATGAACAACAAGTACCAGAGAGACATCAAAGAA GTCATGTGCCAGAAGGAGGACATGGAGGAACGCATCGTCACGTTGGAGAAGCGCTACCTGAGCGCGCAGCGAGAAGCCACATCTGTGCACGACATCAACGACAAGCTGGAGAATGAGTTGGCCAATAAAGAAGCATTCCTTAGACAG ATGGAGGAGAAGAATCGGCAGCTGCAGGAGAGGCTGGAGCTTGCGGAGCAGAAGCTGCAGCAAACCATGAGGAAGGCGGAGACGCTGCCAGAGGTGGAGGCAGAACTTGCCCAGAGGATAGCCGCCCTCACCAAG GCGGAGGAGCGTCACGGGAGCATTGAGGAGCGAATGAGGCACTTGGAGTGCCAGTTGGAGGAGAAAAACCAGGAGCTGCTCAGG GCACGACAAAGAGAAAAGATGAACGAAGAGCATAACAAGCGACTTTCGGACACAGTGGATCGACTCCTCACTGAATCGAACGAGCGCCTGCAGCTTCACCTGAAGGAGAGAATGGCAGCTCTGGAAGAGAAG AACATGTTAATTCAGGACTCGGATGGATACAGAAAACAGTATGAAGAGTCTATACATGAAAAA TCTCAGCTGGCAGAGGAGATTGAGAAGCTGAGATCGGAGCTCGACCAATACAGACTGAGGGCAGGCTCCCTCACAGAACCCACGCTGTCTCG GCCTCATCTTGACACATCAGCTGAGCTTCGTTTCTCGTTGGGATCTCTGGCGGAAACCCAGTCGGACCATTACCGCTCAGCTAAAGTCATCCGCCGGCCGAGAAGGGGGCGAGTAGGTTTACGGGAAACAAAG GCAAAATCGCTTGGCGAGCACGAATGGCGCTCTCAGCAGCTTGGAGTTCTGGGAGGCCACCACTTTGAGAGCGACACCGAGATGTCGGACATCGACGACGACGACAGGGAGACGTTGTTTAGCTCCATGGACCTTCTCTCCCCCAGCGGCCACTCCGATGCACAAACTCTGGCCATGATGCTCCAAGAGCAGCTGGATGCCATCAACAAGGAGATTCG GCTGATCCAGGAAGAGAAGGAGTCAACAGAGCTGCGAGCGGAGGAGATTGAGAACCGCGTGGCCAGCGTCAGCCTGGAAGGTCTTAACCTGGCTCGTATGCACCACCATGGAACCTCCATCACTGCCTCAGCCACTGCCTCCTCCCTGGCCTCATCTTCCCCACCCAGTGGCCACTCCACCCCTAAACTAGACCCCAGAAGCCCGGCACGGGACATGGAGCGCATGGGAGTGATGACTCTG CCCAGTGATTTGAGGAAACACAGGAGGAAG ATAGCAGCCGTGGAGGAGGATGGCCGAGAGGACAAGGCCACCATCAAATGCGAGACGTCGCCTCCTCCGACGCCGCGCACTGTACGAATGACGCACACACTGCCAGCCTCCTCGCACAACGATGCACGAGG GATTGTGGCTTCTCTGGAGGCTGAAGCCAGTGCCCTAAGTAGCGTAGCCAGCAGTCAAGACTCCCTGCACAAACAGCCGAAGAAGAAAGGGATCAAATCCTCCATCGGACGCTTGTTcggcaaaaaggaaaaaggcaGACTGGCACATCTAGCACACAGACAGGTCATGGTAGATCCACAAG CCACAATGATGGACCTAGACGCGTCGGGCCAGGACATGGGGGTGGGCAAGTTGGGAACTCAGGCTGAGAAGGACCGCAGATTGAAAAAGAA CGG GCACGAGCTTTTGGAGGAGGCAAGGAGGAAAGGATTACCGTTCGCGCAGTGGGACGGCCCCACAGTTGTAGCCTGGCTGGAG ttgtggttggGAATGCCAGCCTGGTACGTGGCGGCGTGCCGTGCCAACGTGAAGAGCGGCGCCATCATGTCGGCGCTTTCCGACACCGAGATCCAGAGGGAGATTGGAATCAGTAACCCACTGCACAGGCTCAAACTTCGCCTGGCCATCCAGGAGATGGTCTCCCTCACCAGCCCCTCGGCCCCGCCCACCACCAGAACC CCTTCAGGCAACGTATGGGTGACCCATGAGGAGATGGAGACCCTGGCAGCACCTTCCAAAACG AAGTCAGATTCTGAAGAGGGGAGCTGGGCGCAG ACCCTGGCTTATGGGGACATGAACCATGAGTGGATAGGAAACGAGTGGCTGCCCAGTCTCGGACTACCTCAGTACCGCAGCTACTTCATGGAGTGCCTGGTGGACGCCCGCATGTTGGACCACCTCACCAAGAAGGACCTGAGGGTGCACCTCAAAATGGTGGACAGCTTCCACAG AACAAGTTTACAGTATGGAATCATGTGTCTGAAGAAGCTCAACTATGACAGAAAGGAGCTGGAGAGACGCAGGGAACACAGTCAGCATGAAATAAGAG ATGTACTGGTGTGGAGTAACGAGCGGGTCATCCGCTGGGTGCAGAGTATAGGCCTGCGGGACTATGCCAACATCCTGCTTGAAAGCGGCGTGCATGGAGCTCTGGTTGCCCTTGACGACAACTTTGACTACAGCAGCCTGGCTCTGCTTCTCCAGATCCCCAACCAAAACACTCAG GCACGTCAGATTTTGGAGCGAGAGTACAATAATCTGCTGGCTCTGGGCACTGACAGGAGACTGGATGAG TGCGATGACAAAGACTTCCGGGGTCCCTCCTGGCGGAGACAGTTTCCTCCGCGGGACGTCCACGGCATCAGTATGATGCCTGGGTCAGCAGAAACGCTTCCAGCTGGGTTCCGTCTCACTGCGACGTCCGGTCATTCCAGAAGACTGCCCCCTGATG TACTCTTTGAGGTGCTGGATGACAGTCCTGACGACATGTATTTGGACTGGTTTCAAG TCGGACCGTCTGCGGTGCAGCGGCTGGACAGCTCAACGGTGAGAACCTACTCCTGCTGA